The genomic window TGGTAAAATGAAAATTAATTTTATCAAATTCTTTTTCCTTCCAAAGGTACTCTGCTCTTAGCCTAATTGCAGCATCAGCACATTGTTGTAGATCTTTTGAACCTACGGAAACATCAATAACACCCATATGAGCATTTTGATTTGGGATGGGTTGTCCTGTAAAATCTAAAATAGGAGCTCCTTTTTCTTTTAATGGTAAGTGGCGAAGATAAGAGGCGAATGTATTCGATTTCAATACTACTCTTTTATAACCTTCAGGTGTATCAAAACGAGTTTGGATACTTTCTTCAGTTCTATTTTGTGCAATTGTCTGACATCCTAAAAATAAGAGTAATAAAACGGATAAACAGCTAAAGCATTTGGACATAAGTTATTTTGAGTTTTAATTGTTTTAGAATAGGTAATCTATTTCTAGATATTAAATCCATTTTTCAGTGAACCTATTACAAAATAATGCACTCTTTATGCCAAGAAAATTTTATTTAGTTTTTTTAATAAGAATATCAGAAAGAATAATAGAGGTTCCGCCACTTGTGGAATTGATAGATAATTGTCCTCCTATCTCTTTAGTTCGGTATTTAATATTTTTAATCCCTACACCATCTGAAGATTTGTTATCTTTAAAACCAATCCCATTATCACTATAATGAATATACAGTTTATTCTTTTCACTATCTGTTACATAACCTATAATAATAAGACTAGCCTGACTGTGTTTTTTGGCGTTATGAAGTAGTTCTTGGGTAATTCTATAAATATGGTTGATTTGTTTACTTGAGATATCATCAAATCCTTTACCTTCAAAATTCACAAAGCAATTCATTTCATCGGAATGAAAATTTTCGAATAAATTTAAAAATAAGGTTTCGTTACTCACTTCATTTTTCTGTACACTTAGTAAACCCATTTTAAGTTCTTCTACATCTTTTGCCGTTCGCTTAAGAATATCCTTTACTTCCACTTTGCTTAAATTATTCACCTTGTTTATCAAGGAAAGATTTCCTCCGACAAAATCGTGTAACTCCCTTCCTATTCTTATTCTTTCTTTTTCTTGTCCACTTAGAATAGCATTAGAGTATGCTTGCATCAACTGTTTCTGTTCTATTTCTAGTTTTGACCTTTTATTATAGATTTTTATGGTATAAAAAAGAAGAGCCAAAAAGCAGCTTATTGTATTTGTTATAGCTAAAAGGTAATATAAAGAACGCTGAGAAAATGGTGAAGAAGTGATCTCAAAAATGGAGAATAGTTGAAATCCAATCAATAATATATTCATGATATTGATAAAGAAAACTATCTTACCTATCTCTGTTTTCTTTGACAATGCCTTATAATTTAGGAATAACACCATGCCAAGATTTAATATATAACTTAAACCTAACATCACTAAGAAAATAAATGTAGTCGTTTGATTAAAAATATTAGAACACAATACACACATAGCCACAGAAAAGAAAATCAGAGATATTACGGACGATAGTAACAAATTATTGGGTAAGGGATTTTCATTTTCAACGACTTTGTAGAAAAATATAATATAGGAAGTGATAAAAAATTGAAGACAGGTAAATTGAAATACTCTAATTAAAATCTCACTAGAAATATCAAAATATGACAATATGTACCCTAATTCTATTTCTACCAAGAGGAATGAAAATAAAAGATTAATAATAAAATAATAGATAATTTTATATCGAGTGATAAAACTTAAAAGGATGGCTAGAGCTAAAAATGAAAGAATTATGATTCTCGAAAATATTCTAAAGGAAAACTCTTTTTGTTCTTGATAATCTACACTTTCTTTTGGCAAAAAATCAAATATTGAACTTGATGGAAAACCCTTAGAAAATACTTGTATAAACAGTGTTTTATTCTCTCCTTTTTCTAGTGTTAAAACATTATTCGAACCCTTTGATATTTCATATTTAGTATTCTCATTTAAATGAAGAAAATAAGATTTTATTTTATTGCTTTTATCGGTTATCTCAAAGAGGTTTAGCTTATTAAACAATACATTATCAAAATATAGACAAGCTGTACCTTCCCATTCTGAGTAAATCTCTAATTTATACCAAACAGGGATATCGTATCCATTATGGTTAATTTGTTTCTTAGATTTCTTCCAATACAGTGAATCCTTTAAGTTGATTATCTCATCAATACCATAAATGAAATTTTTATCCAAGCGGTAAAATTGATACTTCACGGAGTTATCAAAGTCCATCTCGTTAAATGGTAATACAAATAATAATATTCCAAATAATAATTTATTCATTTTGGATTTCTTTAAAAGATCGTATTATCTGTCGACGATGCCTCATCTTCTATATTGCTTAATAGAATTTTAGAGACATTTAAAAAATAATTGTGACTATGATTTTCAACTATATAGTGTGTATTGATAGCAATCAATCTAAATTTAATGTATTCAATCAACTCATCAAATAAGTTATTCGTAGGCTTTTCTTTACTTGTCCATTCAATAGAAAAATTACCATAAACACCATCCATATTAAAATTTAAGAAAAATTTTCCCTCACATTTATTTTCTTCTAAAGTGTTTAAAATATCTTGAAGTAATCTGTAAATGTGTTGTTGAACTTTAACATCCACATATTCCCAATTTGTAATATTGAAAAAACATTGCAATTCATCTGAATTATATTTAGAGATCAAATCTAAAATTACATCATCAAATTCATCTGTTTCGAATGTGGGTAATAATAATTGATGACTCAAAGATCTTACTTGCTCAATTGTTTCATTTAAAGCAAGAGCATCAATTTCATCCATACTCTTTTGGGATAAAAGGTTTAAATTATCTCCAATATTTTCAGACAGCTTCTGACTTATTTTCTTCCTTTCATTTAATTCTCCTTCTAAAAGTGCGGTGTTCGAACTCTCTTTTATCTGATATATAGTATTTTGCAATGCATTTCTTTGTTTTTCATCGGAATAGAATTTTATCAGAATTAATCCTAAGAAAAACAAAATTTGGTTTGTAGTCACGATATACACCAATAAGTTACTCATCCAAAATCGTTGTATAACCCCTAATGAAGATCCTGTAACGATAATAGCTAATGATACAAACAAGAAAAACTGTACTATACTGATCAGCACATTCCTTATTGTAGGATGTTTATATGCATTATAAATACAAATTGATATGGAAATCAAGAATATAGATTGACCAATAAATACATTATAAACAAATAGGTAGTTGTTTAAAAATCTATTACTCGGTCCTACAAAAAATAGAATAATAATAGAAACTGCATCTATTGCCACAATAGAGTAAAGAATTCTATTGATAATTTTTGTATTCCACTTTAATGGAAAAAGTTCTAAGACTAATAATAAGGTGAAAACACAATATACAATGGTTCCAATAAACCTACCCATATATAAAATATTTTCACTTTCAGTAAGATGAAAAATCAAAAGAGTTTCCGACTCTACAAAGCTGACAATGCCTATAACGATTAAGCAATTGTATAGAAATAATTTTTTCTTTAGTACAACAAATAGAAGAAAGGATAATATGAATAAAAAGGTCAGAATTGCCTTTAATATATTGACATAAATGCCTGATATAGTGAATCTATCCTTCAAGTACTCCTTCTCGTAAATAAAGAAATTAGTATTTGATACATTCGCATCATTATCAATTAGAATATAAAGAGTCGAATTACCTTTTGGG from Flammeovirga yaeyamensis includes these protein-coding regions:
- a CDS encoding sensor histidine kinase — encoded protein: MNKLLFGILLFVLPFNEMDFDNSVKYQFYRLDKNFIYGIDEIINLKDSLYWKKSKKQINHNGYDIPVWYKLEIYSEWEGTACLYFDNVLFNKLNLFEITDKSNKIKSYFLHLNENTKYEISKGSNNVLTLEKGENKTLFIQVFSKGFPSSSIFDFLPKESVDYQEQKEFSFRIFSRIIILSFLALAILLSFITRYKIIYYFIINLLFSFLLVEIELGYILSYFDISSEILIRVFQFTCLQFFITSYIIFFYKVVENENPLPNNLLLSSVISLIFFSVAMCVLCSNIFNQTTTFIFLVMLGLSYILNLGMVLFLNYKALSKKTEIGKIVFFINIMNILLIGFQLFSIFEITSSPFSQRSLYYLLAITNTISCFLALLFYTIKIYNKRSKLEIEQKQLMQAYSNAILSGQEKERIRIGRELHDFVGGNLSLINKVNNLSKVEVKDILKRTAKDVEELKMGLLSVQKNEVSNETLFLNLFENFHSDEMNCFVNFEGKGFDDISSKQINHIYRITQELLHNAKKHSQASLIIIGYVTDSEKNKLYIHYSDNGIGFKDNKSSDGVGIKNIKYRTKEIGGQLSINSTSGGTSIILSDILIKKTK